The stretch of DNA TGAATATAGTCAACGTGCTGGCTAAAGTCGGCTTCGTTGTGAATTTGATGTTCCCAAAATCGCCGTTGCCAGATGGTTTGTTCCCCTTTGCTTTGGCGAGAAATGGAGCGTTGCTGCTGATACGTGTCAGAACATTTCAAGCTAAATCGAGCTTTGATGCGCTGCCAGCGAGAGGAAAATCGGCATCTCCGCCCGGCAAGGTCCAACTGCTGTGGAGGCGATCGGGTAGGACGACGATGGCGTCGATGGTGAAGGGTGATTGTGCTTTTACGGTGTGGAAGGCTTGGCGGAGTAGGGCGATGGTTTCGGTGCTGTGGAAGAGGGGTTGGCGATCGCAGGTGACGATGGTGAAGAAGTAGGTTGCCCCTGAGGTTTTGGCGCAGCGGTAGTGCATGGGCGACGGGCAAAGTTTTTGCCGGTGGAGTGGGTTATTGGATGGGGGAGTCATCACCTGTGTTGGGTTCCGCTGCGATACACCCAGCCCACATTGCTAAAACGAAATATTATGTGCAAGTTTTCTCATGAATTAAATTCACGAAGTTTCTCACAATACATTCCGCCCCCGCTGAATATGAAGAAGTTGGGCTAGATCCTGACCCCCAACTTGAAAAACTAAAATTAGGAGTTATACCCAAATGAGAATCAGCCACTTCATCACCAATCTCAATATTAAATTCTTCCTCAAGTGCCATAATTAATTCGACCATGTCCAAATCATCCGCACCCAAATGATTAGAAAGATGACAATCAAGATTTACTTCCTCCTCCTCCACCCCAAGCTGTTCAGAGATTATCTTTCTAACTCTCAGAAAAACTTGGGTCTTTTCTTCGTCACCACCAAACCTTCCAATATTTTTCCTGATCTCATTTTTTTGGACTGATAATTCTTCATCTATTTCGATTTGACTGTCGCGAACAGAGGGATTTTGTGGGGTCGCTGTTTCCAACCTTTTTCTGGCATCAGATTCTTCCCTCATCTCTATGCGAGAGTCAAACAAATCACGTATTTGGGAAAACGGAATTTTCCGACCGCTTTGGGTATAAATTTTTCGAGCTATATCAAAAACAATCTCTTCACGGCTTATTTTAAGACCATCCAAGTTATTTTTGCTGCCCTCAACTATTTCGTCAATTAGTTTCAATGCCACTGAGCTAAGAACTTTGAGCTCATATTCATCGTTCATTTTTTAATCCTTTAAAAACAGGAAAATGTCGATTTCCAATTTTTTTATTTAAGAATTGTTTTGCTGGTCGAAATTTTCATGGTTCTGGATAAACTTTAATTTAGTTGATCTCCCAAGACTCTCGATGCCACCTTAACCCCTCTAAGCTTGGCATAAAAACTTCCTCTCTTGGCAACTCAACTCGCTCTCCTTACATAGCGCAGGCACCCATAAAGTACCCCAGCGCGTCTAGAAATTCATCGGTTCTTGAATTTCCTTAATCTGGGCCAACTGCCGCCCCGAGGGGCCGGTCTTTGACCATCGTGGCTGCGGCACAACCCTGGGAAACTGCTGGTTAGCAGCGGTAAAAGCGACAGCCCCTGGGTCATGATGTTTAAGCAATCCCTTCCCAAATCCAATGACCACTCCTCTGCAAGTTTTGGTGACCGGTGCCACGGGGCGCACCGGCGCGTTAGTCGTTCAAAAGCTCCAGCAGCGCCCTGAGCAGTTCACCGTCCGGGGCTTTGCTCGCTCTGGGCAAAAGGCCAACGATCTGTTTGGCGATGCAGTAGAGATTTACCTGGGCGACATCACCCAGCCAGAAAAACTGGCCCCGGCCCTGGCGGGCTGCGATGCGCTGGTCATTCTCACCAGCGCTATCCCTCAAATGGTGGCCCCCCCAGAGCCTGGGCAGCGACCCGAGTTTGTCTACCCCGAGGGCGGCACCCCCGAGCAGGTCGACTACCAGGGCCAGCTCAACCAGATCGATGCCGCCAAAGCTGCCGGAGTGAAGCACATCGTGCTCGTCGGCTCCATGGGCGGCACCAACGAACAACACCCCCTCAACCGCATGGCCAACGGCAACATTTTGATCTGGAAGCGCAAGGCCGAAGCTTACCTGATCGACTCTGGCCTTGACTACACCATCATCCGAGCCGGAGGGCTCCAGGACCAACCGGGGGGACAGCGGGAATTGCTGGTGAGCAAAGACGACACGATGCTGACGCAGCCTCCCGACGGCATCCCCACCGCCATTCCCCGCGCCGATGTGGCGGCGGTGGTGGTGCAGGCGCTGCTGCTGCCCGCCGCCCGCAACAAGGCCTTCGATGTGATTTCTAAACCGGAGGGCACCCCCGGTGCCGTGGTCACCACCGATTTTCAGGCGCTGTTTGAGCAGACGACGCCGGGGCTGTAGGCGAACCACTGCGCCTGGGGGCGGCCAACGGCCTCAGCGGCAGAAACGGTGAAGGTATCTCCCAATCCAGCCATCGAATCGCGGTTTTGGAGGCCCTAAAGGGTGATATTTGCTACTTTCCCAAAATTTCCCCGTGGTATGTTGTGCGCCATCGACCGACAGTGAGGCCCAATAGCGATGGCGGATACCCTGATCAAAATCGATTTGACCCAATCTCCCTACGAGAACGACGCGATCCACAACCGCTGGCATCCCGACATTCCCATGGTGGCCATGGTCAAACCGGGGGATGACTTCATCGTCGAGTGCTACGACTGGACCGGCGGCCAGATTGCCAACGACGACAGCGCCGACGACGTCCGGGATGTCGATCTGAGCCAGGTGCACTTTCTCTCCGGGCCGGTGGGCGTAGAGGGGGCCGAGCCGGGGGACCTGCTGGAGGTGGATATTCTGGACATTGGGGCCTTTGAGGCCAGCCAGTGGGGGTTCAACGGCTTCTTCTCCAAACAGAACGGGGGCGGCTTCCTGACCGAACATTTCCCGGAGGCCCAGAAATCCATCTGGGATTTCAACGGCATGTTCACCAAGTCTCGCCACGTTCCTAATGTGGAGTTTGCCGGCCTGATCCACCCCGGGCTGATTGGCTGTCTGCCCTCCAAAGAGATGCTGGCGGAGTGGAACCAGCGGGAGCGGGCCCTGTTTGAAACCGAGCCCGACCGGGTGCCGCCCCTGGCCACCCTGCCCTACGCCGAAACCGCCCACCTGGGCCGCATGCCCGCCGACCAGGCCAAAGCCGCCGCCGCCGAAGCGGCCCGCACCGTGCCGCCCCGAGAGCACGGCGGCAACTGCGACATCAAAGACCTCTCCCGCGGGGCCAAGGTCTACTTCCCGGTGTACGTGAAGGGCGGTGGCCTGTCGGTGGGGGACCTGCACTTTAGCCAGGGGGATGGGGAGATCACCTTCTGCGGGGCGATCGAAATGGCCGGGTGGATTCACCTGCGGGTGAACCTGATCAAAGACGGCATGGCCAAGTACGCTATCAAAAACCCGATCTTCAAGCCCAGCCCGATCAAGCCCCGCTACGACGATTACCTGATCTTTGAGGGCATTTCGGTGGACGAGCAGGGCGAACAGCACTACCTCGATGTCCACATCGCCTATCGCCAGGCCTGCCTGAATGCGATCGCCTATCTGACCAAGTTTGGCTATAGCCGGGCCCAGGCCTACGCCATCCTCGGCTGCGCTCCGGTGGAGGGGCACATCAGCGGCGTGGTCGATATCCCCAACGCCTGCGCCACCCTGTGGCTGCCCACCGACATCTTCGACTTTGACATCAAGCCCGGCGCAGACGGGCCCCAGGCCCAGGCCAGTGGCACCATGGATGTGCCCCTTTCCCCCGACCAGGAGTAGCGCCCATGCCCCTCTACGACTACAAGTGCCGCGACCATGGCCTGTTTCAGGAGCTGGCGATGGTTTCAGACAGTGCCCAGCCCCAGCCCTGCCCCCAGTGCGATTCCCCCTCGGCGCGGGTGATCGTGCTGACCCCGGCGCTGCTGGGGCTGGACCCGGCCCAGCGAGAGGCCCGAGAACGCAGCGATCGCAGTCGCCATGAGCCGCTGTTTTCAACCCCAGAGCAGCGGGCCGAGGCGCAGGAACGGCACCAGCACCGCCATGGGCCGGGCTGCGGCTGTGGCGATGGGGCAGTCAGCCAGCCCCAGGTGTTCTACACCGCCGACGGCAAAAAGTGGTTTCCCTCCGCCAGACCCTGGATGATTAGCCACTAACCCGGCGAAAGTTGGCACCTGCTCAATCTGGACATTACGTCCGTTCGATGCCGATGCAGCCTGTCCACAGCTACCATCGGCTACTCCGCCTCGTGCCTGCTCTCATCCACAAACAAGCTGCCCTGAGCTGAGCGATGGGGCGATCGCTCAGCTCAGGACTACAAGCAGGTGGTATAGCGAGTGTTGCAGGGCTACCCGGTGCATGCGATTGGTCTTTGGGCTGCACCGATTAACTCAAGTGAGCTTGCGGTTGACGATAAGTAGGTGAGCCGATTCAAATGTGGGATGGGTTAGCGATAGCGTAACTCTTGCGGGCGTTGGGTTTCGTGCCTCAACCCAACCTACATGGTCTTATGTTTGATTATGCCTTCCCACTTACAGGCGGGGTGTTTCCATGAGCCTGGCCTTGGTTGGGGAATTTAAGCCTTCCATGACATGCCCCGCTCAACCCACCTTGTCTCCTTTGAGATGCTTTGCACAGCAACCCTGTCAAGACTTTTCTGCGCCACTAAAGCAAGTCCCCTGTCAACGACCTGCTTTATCGCAGGAGAAAATGGCAACATCATTAAATCAAGCTGGAATTCATGGGTTCTGAGTTCAGGCTGAACTACAATTGGGGCCAATGCTTTTTCAATCCAGACCTAACGAGTCCGTAGGGTTTTAGAGCTAGGAGGTCAGGTTCAACGCTGGCGTTGACCGCAGATCTAAAACCCGTGGATCTCAGCCCCAGTTCCGCCACCATTTGATGGATTGCAAGCTCATTCCCGAAGCACCGATTACCTACAATAAAGTGGGATTGACCTATGCTGAATCAGCCTCAGTCTGAACCCCAGATTTTGCATGATCTTCCTGCTGAATTTGAGGTCGTCAAGCCCTTACTTAGGGAAAACCTGATTCCATATATCCAGATTTCTGAGATAGAAGTTGACGAAAGTCACCCTGACTATCCCTTGAGCCGTTGGCACAGCAAGATCGGTGGCGACCCCTATTTCCCTAGCCATGAGGCTTATCCCACTAGCTCTGTCAATGGGGCTCCGATGCCCCTATTGGCCCAGATAAATTGCGCTGACGTACCTCCTATTGCCGGTTTTGACTTCCCGACTAAAGGTATGCTTCAGTTTTATGTGGGTGGTCTTCAATTTTATGAGGCCGTCCCCAACAAGGACTTTCAGGTGGTTTATTTCCCAGAGATTCTTGAGGATGAAGAACTGTTGGTGACAGACTTCAGCTTTATTGACTTGGCGGAAACCTTCAGAAGATCCTATGACTACATCTTTGAGCTGAAGTTTTCTGAGCGCCGTGATCTCTTCTGGTATCTCCAATCATCTAATTATCTATACAGCCATGAAGATGTTCCCAGGGATCTCTGTGAGAAGCTCGATAGATGGATAACCGACTATTACTACGAAACCCAGCCCGATGGAAGAGAATTAGATCAGCTAGGGAGTAAGCTGGGTGGATACCCTGACATCCACGGCACTATTGAGGAGGAGGTTGTGGATGTGGCCGAGGGCAGGCTTTTGCTTGAGTTTAGTGGATTTCAGGGGTATGACGACTACCTATTCTTTTATATTAAAGACGACGATTTAAGAGCTTGCGATTTTAGCAACGTTGAATTTTTTCAGTGCAGTGACTAGGGGGCATCTCAGTACAGGGGCAAAAATCGACGGCATCCGCCTGTCATTTTTGGCCCAAGTCCATTAGTTGGGCCACGGTCACATCTTGGTTTTCGGCCAGTACCAGTAATAGTGTGGCTATAGTGTGGCTGCTGTACCGGCAGTCTTGGTGATCGATGGGGTCTCGGCTGAGCCCGAGGGTACTCTACGGAAAGACACCTCTCGGGAGTGTTTCTGAGTTAGGCAGGGATCAAAAGATCCAACGTATTTCCATAGCAAGGAGCGCATTCCATGCAGCATCCCCCTTCCAAAGCGAACAACACCAGCATGATGGCCCTGACCCACATTTTGGGTCTATTGACAGGATTCATTGGCCCCCTGATCATTTACCTCACCACTCAAGAACCCGAGGTGAAGCGCCACGCTAGACTCGCCTTGAACTGGCAAATTAGCTGGATGATCTATTTCC from Leptolyngbya sp. KIOST-1 encodes:
- a CDS encoding DUF1963 domain-containing protein, with product MLNQPQSEPQILHDLPAEFEVVKPLLRENLIPYIQISEIEVDESHPDYPLSRWHSKIGGDPYFPSHEAYPTSSVNGAPMPLLAQINCADVPPIAGFDFPTKGMLQFYVGGLQFYEAVPNKDFQVVYFPEILEDEELLVTDFSFIDLAETFRRSYDYIFELKFSERRDLFWYLQSSNYLYSHEDVPRDLCEKLDRWITDYYYETQPDGRELDQLGSKLGGYPDIHGTIEEEVVDVAEGRLLLEFSGFQGYDDYLFFYIKDDDLRACDFSNVEFFQCSD
- the fmdA gene encoding formamidase, whose product is MADTLIKIDLTQSPYENDAIHNRWHPDIPMVAMVKPGDDFIVECYDWTGGQIANDDSADDVRDVDLSQVHFLSGPVGVEGAEPGDLLEVDILDIGAFEASQWGFNGFFSKQNGGGFLTEHFPEAQKSIWDFNGMFTKSRHVPNVEFAGLIHPGLIGCLPSKEMLAEWNQRERALFETEPDRVPPLATLPYAETAHLGRMPADQAKAAAAEAARTVPPREHGGNCDIKDLSRGAKVYFPVYVKGGGLSVGDLHFSQGDGEITFCGAIEMAGWIHLRVNLIKDGMAKYAIKNPIFKPSPIKPRYDDYLIFEGISVDEQGEQHYLDVHIAYRQACLNAIAYLTKFGYSRAQAYAILGCAPVEGHISGVVDIPNACATLWLPTDIFDFDIKPGADGPQAQASGTMDVPLSPDQE
- a CDS encoding DUF4870 domain-containing protein; this encodes MQHPPSKANNTSMMALTHILGLLTGFIGPLIIYLTTQEPEVKRHARLALNWQISWMIYFLVSLLLVFVLIGILLLPIVIVLDLVFCIMAAVKASDGVAWQYPLTISLIKE
- a CDS encoding SDR family oxidoreductase, with translation MTTPLQVLVTGATGRTGALVVQKLQQRPEQFTVRGFARSGQKANDLFGDAVEIYLGDITQPEKLAPALAGCDALVILTSAIPQMVAPPEPGQRPEFVYPEGGTPEQVDYQGQLNQIDAAKAAGVKHIVLVGSMGGTNEQHPLNRMANGNILIWKRKAEAYLIDSGLDYTIIRAGGLQDQPGGQRELLVSKDDTMLTQPPDGIPTAIPRADVAAVVVQALLLPAARNKAFDVISKPEGTPGAVVTTDFQALFEQTTPGL
- a CDS encoding zinc ribbon domain-containing protein; this encodes MPLYDYKCRDHGLFQELAMVSDSAQPQPCPQCDSPSARVIVLTPALLGLDPAQREARERSDRSRHEPLFSTPEQRAEAQERHQHRHGPGCGCGDGAVSQPQVFYTADGKKWFPSARPWMISH